In a single window of the Solea senegalensis isolate Sse05_10M linkage group LG1, IFAPA_SoseM_1, whole genome shotgun sequence genome:
- the gpr160 gene encoding probable G-protein coupled receptor 160 isoform X1, with the protein MKIALIPEKASMRKWNIHSSRQQTMNISITSILLGLGGKCLLSWLLVFLQRKHICRSFMGVFSVSLSAVDTAVSLLFTTIHIHGDGHLMLLDLRLTRYHICLLVQIQGQIYSALQWPLVIAAALDQFCTISLQPLPSRAKWIVHSFVTVLLWLLTALYVFLLSDFVPVLEDVSHHLLQQCWVFHAAQILQVITLLFLTLGCAALHAVCSTRLLEKPPVKEQITDHSRTHSRRSVACQVLCIFLNTWAPLLIFLAVLLLLPLGIPSYLGLNVAWLCFLNSFLMVVISCVVCPASQLAQSVAAVPADSLCEWRFNFSLAAERERDTA; encoded by the exons ATGAAAATAGCATTGATCCCAGAGAAGGCATCGATGAGAAAATGGAACATACA CTCCTCCAGACAACAAACCATGAACATCTCCATCACCTCCATCCTGCTCGGTCTGGGGGGGAAATGTCTGCTCAGCTGGTTGCTGGTGTTTCTCCAGAGGAAGCACATCTGCAGAAGCTTTATGGGGGTCTTCAGTGTGTCCCTGTCTGCGGTGGACACGGCCGTGAGCCTCCTCTTCACCACCATTCACATCCACGGTGACGGACACCTCATGCTCTTGGACTTGCGGCTGACCAGATACCACATATgtttgctggttcaaatccaagGGCAGATCTACAGTGCTCTGCAGTGGCCTCTTGTGATCGCAGCAGCTTTGGACCAATTCTGCACCATTTCACTGCAACCTCTCCCCTCCAGGGCAAAATGGATTGTGCACTCGTTTGTGACCGTCCTCCTGTGGCTCCTCACTGCTCTCTACGTCTTCCTGCTGTCTGACTTTGTTCCCGTCCTGGAGGATGTGTCTCACCACCTGCTGCAGCAGTGCTGGGTGTTTCACGCCGCCCAGATCCTGCAGGTCATCACCTTGCTTTTCCTGACTCTGGGCTGCGCAGCGCTGCACGCTGTGTGCAGCACACGATTATTAGAAAAGCCTCCTGTGAAAGAGCAAATCACAGACCACAGCAGAACTCACAGCAGGAGAAGTGTCGCTTGCCAAGTCCTGTGTATATTTCTGAACACTTGGGCGCCTCTCCTGATTTTTCTGGCCGTGCTTCTCCTGCTCCCCCTGGGAATACCGTCATACCTGGGTCTGAATGTGGCCTGGCTCTGCTTCCTAAACAGCTTTTTGATGGTGGTCATTTCATGTGTAGTCTGTCCAGCCTCACAGTTGGCACAAAGTGTGGCGGCAGTGCCAGCTGACAGCTTGTGTGAGTGGAGGTTTAATTTTAGCttggctgcagagagagagagggacacagcATGA
- the nadkb gene encoding NAD kinase b, protein MENSETSPSLGTSAVPDRSMVRPSGPPGLLSESARPSKHREHPSKSPRRRREVKRSQRRGDGHEQLLWEMERRRLPGQHEHLEPSGSASDTSESSPKRRAHFLHGPYPATHFGPKACILPNPTSVMHIQDPASQRLTWNKPPVNVLVIRKIRDESLVEPFKELCRFLVEEKQMMVYVERRVADDATLSKDEAFGSIRNQLCTFREGYDDISDCIDLIICLGGDGTLLYASSLFQGSVPPVMAFHLGSLGFLTPFKFESYKTEVAKVFEGNAAITLRSRLKVKVVKDMLQRSPEPPQQQQQQEHNGVLTQVHTNSEAGKVTLQLQVLNEVVVDRGPSSYLSNVDLYLNGRLITSVQGDGVIVSTPTGSTAYAAAAGASMIHPNVPAIMVTPICPHSLSFRPIVVPAGVELMITLSPDARNTAWVSFDGRKRQEIQHGDCIKITTSCYPVPSICCHDLVYDWFESLAQCLHWNVRKRQARLADVSDSDTEN, encoded by the exons ATGGAGAATTCAGAGACCAGCCCCTCCTTGGGAACCTCGGCAGTGCCCGACAGGAGTATGGTGCGACCCTCAGGACCCCCTGGTCTGCTGTCCGAGTCAGCCAGGCCCTCCAAGCACAGGGAGCACCCATCAAAGTCACCAAGGAGACGGCGGGAAGTGAAGAGGTCGCAGCGACGGGGGGATGGTCATGAACAGCTGCTCTGGGAAATGGAGAGGCGAAGGTTGCCAGGCCAACACGAGCACTTGGAGCCCTCTGGGTCAGCAAGCGACACATCGGAAAGCTCACCTAAGAG gagAGCCCACTTTCTACATGGACCATATCCAGCCACTCACTTCGGACCCAAAGCCTGTATTCTTCCCAACCCGACATCAGTCAT GCACATCCAGGACCCGGCCAGCCAGCGGCTCACATGGAATAAACCTCCAGTCAACGTGCTGGTCATCAGAAAAATCAGAGATGAAAGCTTGGTGGAGCCTTTTAAAGAACTCTGCAGATTTCTAGTGGAg GAGAAGCAGATGATGGTGTATGTGGAGCGCAGGGTCGCAGATGATGCTACGCTGTCAAAGGACGAGGCCTTCGGCTCCATACGCAATCAGCTCTGCACCTTCAGAGAGG GCTATGATGATATCTCTGACTGCATTGACCTGATCATCTGTCTGGGTGGAGATGGGACACTGCTTTAtgcctcctctctcttccaG GGAAGTGTTCCTCCAGTTATGGCTTTCCACCTTGGCTCACTTGGTTTCCTGACACCCTTCAAGTTTGAGTCATACAAAACGGAAGTAGCCAAAGTATTTGAAG GCAATGCAGCCATCACTCTGCGCAGTCGTCTGAAGGTCAAGGTGGTGAAAGACATGCTTCAGAGAAGCCCAGAGCctccacagcagcaacagcaacaggaGCACAATGGAGTTCTTACTCAAGTACACACCAACAGTGAGGCTGGGAAGGTcactctgcagctgcag gtttTGAATGAGGTGGTGGTCGATCGAGGTCCGTCCTCTTACCTCTCCAATGTCGACTTGTACCTTAATGGAAGACTCATCACCTCAGTGCAGGGAGACG GTGTGATTGTGTCCACGCCCACAGGGAGCACAGCgtatgcagctgcagcaggagcctCGATGATCCACCCTAACGTCCCCGCCATCATGGTCACGCCCATCTGTCCTCACTCGCTCTCCTTCAGGCCCATTGTTGTCCCTGCTGGGGTGGAGCTCatg ATCACTTTGTCTCCAGATGCCAGAAACACTGCGTGGGTGTCATTCGACGGCAGGAAGAGACAGGAGATCCAGCACGGAGACTG CATCAAGATCACAACGTCGTGTTACCCAGTGCCGTCCATCTGCTGCCACGACCTGGTGTACGACTGGTTCGAAAGCCTGGCTCAGTGTCTGCACTGGAACGTGCGCAAGAGGCAGGCGCGACTGGCCGACGTCTCCGACTCTGACACTGAAAACTAA
- the gpr160 gene encoding probable G-protein coupled receptor 160 isoform X2, which yields MNISITSILLGLGGKCLLSWLLVFLQRKHICRSFMGVFSVSLSAVDTAVSLLFTTIHIHGDGHLMLLDLRLTRYHICLLVQIQGQIYSALQWPLVIAAALDQFCTISLQPLPSRAKWIVHSFVTVLLWLLTALYVFLLSDFVPVLEDVSHHLLQQCWVFHAAQILQVITLLFLTLGCAALHAVCSTRLLEKPPVKEQITDHSRTHSRRSVACQVLCIFLNTWAPLLIFLAVLLLLPLGIPSYLGLNVAWLCFLNSFLMVVISCVVCPASQLAQSVAAVPADSLCEWRFNFSLAAERERDTA from the coding sequence ATGAACATCTCCATCACCTCCATCCTGCTCGGTCTGGGGGGGAAATGTCTGCTCAGCTGGTTGCTGGTGTTTCTCCAGAGGAAGCACATCTGCAGAAGCTTTATGGGGGTCTTCAGTGTGTCCCTGTCTGCGGTGGACACGGCCGTGAGCCTCCTCTTCACCACCATTCACATCCACGGTGACGGACACCTCATGCTCTTGGACTTGCGGCTGACCAGATACCACATATgtttgctggttcaaatccaagGGCAGATCTACAGTGCTCTGCAGTGGCCTCTTGTGATCGCAGCAGCTTTGGACCAATTCTGCACCATTTCACTGCAACCTCTCCCCTCCAGGGCAAAATGGATTGTGCACTCGTTTGTGACCGTCCTCCTGTGGCTCCTCACTGCTCTCTACGTCTTCCTGCTGTCTGACTTTGTTCCCGTCCTGGAGGATGTGTCTCACCACCTGCTGCAGCAGTGCTGGGTGTTTCACGCCGCCCAGATCCTGCAGGTCATCACCTTGCTTTTCCTGACTCTGGGCTGCGCAGCGCTGCACGCTGTGTGCAGCACACGATTATTAGAAAAGCCTCCTGTGAAAGAGCAAATCACAGACCACAGCAGAACTCACAGCAGGAGAAGTGTCGCTTGCCAAGTCCTGTGTATATTTCTGAACACTTGGGCGCCTCTCCTGATTTTTCTGGCCGTGCTTCTCCTGCTCCCCCTGGGAATACCGTCATACCTGGGTCTGAATGTGGCCTGGCTCTGCTTCCTAAACAGCTTTTTGATGGTGGTCATTTCATGTGTAGTCTGTCCAGCCTCACAGTTGGCACAAAGTGTGGCGGCAGTGCCAGCTGACAGCTTGTGTGAGTGGAGGTTTAATTTTAGCttggctgcagagagagagagggacacagcATGA